In Sphingobacterium thalpophilum, a genomic segment contains:
- a CDS encoding outer membrane lipoprotein carrier protein LolA, producing MKKQVWFIVGLIIMAYSQNSYAQNDAAAKALLTKVSQKYNAYKTIQANFSLDIKQANGGSHTDAGTIYLDKSNNKYQVNTKNQVLISDSKTQWNIMKAEKEVEISEASNSTNEINPTNIFSFYTTGFKYTLTNTEKVKGLTLSVVELSPLDSKKNYSKIKLRINKASSLIYDTTVFDKSGNRYTYTLTSQEGNKALSGSLFVFNKNDYKGFDIVDLR from the coding sequence ATGAAAAAACAAGTATGGTTTATTGTAGGTCTGATAATCATGGCATACAGCCAAAACAGTTATGCACAAAATGACGCTGCTGCCAAGGCGCTACTGACGAAAGTAAGCCAAAAGTACAATGCATACAAAACAATACAGGCCAATTTCTCATTAGATATTAAACAAGCTAATGGCGGCTCGCATACTGATGCCGGAACAATATACCTGGACAAGAGTAACAACAAGTACCAGGTCAATACCAAAAATCAAGTATTGATATCGGATTCCAAGACACAGTGGAATATCATGAAAGCGGAAAAAGAAGTTGAAATCTCAGAAGCAAGCAATTCGACCAACGAGATCAATCCAACAAATATATTCAGCTTTTATACCACCGGTTTTAAATATACCTTGACCAATACAGAAAAGGTAAAAGGGCTTACACTAAGTGTTGTTGAATTAAGTCCTCTTGATAGCAAAAAAAACTATTCAAAGATCAAGCTGCGCATTAACAAAGCAAGCAGTCTGATCTATGATACCACCGTATTTGATAAAAGTGGTAATCGCTATACGTATACATTAACTTCTCAGGAAGGTAATAAGGCGCTTTCCGGTAGTCTATTCGTATTCAACAAAAATGATTATAAAGGCTTCGACATCGTCGATCTGAGGTAA
- a CDS encoding lytic transglycosylase domain-containing protein gives MIRKKVLCSSLILFALLLSKLYSTPHNNASNGDKIVEPKLVVVPVHHGDEEEKKEKSNSFESYMNSLTFAEDSLPMDRPLVESKLRKFFSRFSFKKTGSYDMHKKAETYLPMIAKILKSHGIPEDFKYIPLVESGLSKAVVSSKGAGGYWQFMPATARLYGLKVNGTVDDRKDLVKSTHAAARYLKYLYGQFGNWTLVAAAYNVGDGSLRGSIRRQKKDDYFALKLNNETGSYVYKLVSMKEIIEHPQKHGYSRYANKESETLDKEPNML, from the coding sequence ATGATAAGAAAGAAAGTTTTATGTAGTAGTTTGATTTTGTTTGCTTTATTGCTGTCAAAGTTATACTCAACCCCACACAACAATGCTTCAAACGGCGATAAGATCGTTGAACCGAAGCTCGTAGTAGTTCCCGTTCATCATGGGGATGAAGAAGAAAAAAAAGAAAAAAGCAATTCCTTTGAATCGTATATGAATTCATTGACATTTGCCGAAGATTCATTACCGATGGATCGTCCGCTTGTGGAAAGTAAATTGCGTAAATTTTTCAGTCGATTCTCGTTTAAAAAAACAGGATCGTACGATATGCACAAAAAGGCAGAGACCTACTTGCCTATGATTGCAAAGATCCTTAAATCACATGGTATTCCGGAAGATTTCAAGTACATTCCATTGGTGGAAAGTGGCCTTAGTAAAGCTGTTGTTTCATCGAAGGGAGCTGGTGGCTATTGGCAATTTATGCCGGCAACAGCCCGTTTGTATGGATTAAAAGTCAATGGTACGGTAGACGACCGAAAGGATCTTGTTAAATCTACGCATGCTGCAGCGAGATACCTCAAATACCTCTATGGCCAATTTGGTAACTGGACCTTGGTTGCTGCGGCGTATAATGTTGGTGATGGCAGTTTAAGAGGTTCTATAAGAAGACAAAAAAAGGACGACTATTTTGCCTTGAAATTGAATAATGAAACGGGTTCGTATGTGTACAAACTTGTTTCTATGAAGGAAATTATCGAACATCCACAGAAGCATGGCTATTCACGTTATGCCAATAAAGAAAGTGAGACGTTGGATAAGGAACCGAACATGCTGTAA
- a CDS encoding pseudouridine synthase — protein sequence MPFSNKRNSRDDNSRKSRGNSDSFKSRGDKNNSFGKKSYGSNDQSERGSFRKDDNRENRSFGSKKFSDKPSFRGDNNSFRSKDNSEKSFGRGGRSFDKNDSSRSFNKKDSFNKFDRSERSFDKKDNFKRSDRNDSSRSFDRSERSFDKRDSFKRTDRNDSSRSFDRSERSFDKRDSFKRSDRNDSPRSFDRSERSFDKRDSFKRSDRNDAPRSFDRSERSFDKKDNFKRSDRNDSPRSFDRSERSFDKRDSFKRSDRNDSSRPSNRKFDGDKSRNFDDNKNFGDKQYIKRPKKKAEDAEDDGLVRLNRYIANAGICSRRKADELITAGVIWVNGEPVTELGTKVDPATDEIRYNNERLKREKNVYVLLNKPKDYITTTDDPQERHTVMELVSKATKERIYPVGRLDRNTTGLLLMTNDGSLAEKLSHPRNSISKIYNVELNKSLTQGDFNKISFGIELEDGVIKPDDLSYVQGGSKREVGIQIHSGKNRIVRRIFESLGYEVVKLDRVVYANLTKKDLPRGRWRYLEEREIVQLKHLI from the coding sequence ATGCCATTCAGCAATAAAAGGAACAGTCGTGATGACAACTCCAGAAAGTCACGAGGCAACTCAGATAGTTTCAAATCTAGAGGCGATAAGAACAATAGTTTCGGAAAAAAATCATATGGGTCGAATGACCAATCTGAAAGAGGCTCTTTCAGAAAAGATGATAATCGTGAGAACAGATCATTCGGATCTAAAAAATTCTCAGACAAACCTTCCTTCCGAGGAGATAACAATTCCTTCCGTTCAAAAGATAATTCAGAAAAATCCTTTGGTAGAGGAGGCCGCTCATTTGATAAAAATGATTCTTCAAGATCTTTTAACAAAAAAGATTCCTTCAATAAATTTGATAGATCAGAACGTTCTTTTGACAAAAAAGATAACTTCAAACGTTCCGATAGAAATGACTCTTCAAGATCTTTTGACCGTTCAGAACGTTCTTTTGATAAAAGAGATAGTTTCAAACGTACAGATAGAAATGATTCCTCAAGATCTTTTGACCGTTCAGAGCGTTCTTTTGATAAAAGAGATAGTTTCAAACGTTCAGACAGAAATGACAGCCCAAGATCATTCGATAGATCAGAGCGTTCTTTTGACAAAAGAGACAGTTTCAAACGTTCAGACAGAAATGACGCTCCAAGATCTTTTGACCGTTCAGAGCGTTCTTTCGATAAAAAAGATAACTTCAAACGTTCAGACAGAAATGACAGCCCAAGATCATTCGATAGATCAGAGCGTTCTTTTGACAAAAGAGACAGTTTCAAACGTTCAGACAGAAATGACTCTTCAAGACCTTCTAACAGAAAGTTTGATGGCGATAAAAGTAGAAATTTTGACGACAACAAAAACTTTGGTGATAAACAATATATTAAACGTCCAAAGAAAAAAGCAGAGGATGCAGAAGATGACGGCTTAGTTCGTTTAAATCGTTACATCGCCAATGCTGGTATCTGTTCAAGACGTAAAGCGGATGAGCTTATCACTGCTGGTGTTATTTGGGTAAATGGAGAACCTGTTACGGAATTGGGTACCAAGGTGGATCCTGCAACAGATGAAATCCGTTACAACAACGAACGTCTAAAACGTGAAAAAAATGTTTATGTTTTGTTGAACAAACCAAAAGATTATATCACGACTACAGATGATCCGCAGGAGCGTCATACCGTAATGGAACTTGTTTCTAAAGCGACAAAAGAAAGAATCTATCCTGTTGGTCGTCTTGACAGAAACACAACAGGACTACTTTTGATGACAAATGATGGTAGTCTTGCTGAAAAACTTTCACACCCGCGCAACAGCATCAGCAAAATCTATAATGTCGAGTTAAACAAAAGCCTTACACAAGGCGATTTTAACAAAATCAGCTTTGGTATCGAATTAGAGGACGGTGTAATTAAACCAGATGACTTGAGCTATGTTCAAGGCGGATCGAAACGTGAAGTCGGTATCCAAATCCACTCGGGGAAAAATCGTATCGTACGTCGTATTTTTGAGTCATTAGGATATGAAGTCGTTAAATTGGATCGTGTGGTTTATGCAAACTTAACGAAAAAAGACCTTCCACGTGGCCGTTGGAGATATTTAGAAGAGCGTGAAATCGTGCAGTTAAAGCACCTGATTTAA